Proteins from a genomic interval of Nocardia sp. BMG51109:
- a CDS encoding LLM class F420-dependent oxidoreductase has protein sequence MRIGILLNEPTGPDAFARLTDDLRQAADEGFDSAWLSHIFGVDALTALAVLGSRVPGIELGTAVVPTYPRHPGTMAQQARTAALAIGPGRLNLGIGLSHQVVIENLFGYDFGRPARHMKEYLSVLMPLLEGEPVSYQGETLSANLALSVPNEGRIPVLVAAMGTQMLKLAGRRTDGTVLWMTGPATIRDHIAPTITAAATEAGRPAPRVVCALPVLVTNDVDGARETAASIFGAYGQLPSYRAMMDREGADGPADLAVIGSEEYVAARVREVFAAGATEFYGAVFADGEDAVRTRKLLAGLAD, from the coding sequence GTGCGGATCGGCATCCTGCTGAACGAACCGACCGGACCGGACGCGTTCGCCCGGTTGACCGACGACCTGCGGCAGGCCGCCGACGAGGGTTTCGACTCGGCCTGGCTGTCGCACATCTTCGGGGTCGACGCGCTGACGGCGCTGGCCGTCCTCGGCAGCCGGGTGCCGGGCATCGAGCTGGGCACCGCCGTCGTACCCACCTATCCGCGCCATCCGGGCACGATGGCCCAGCAGGCCCGCACCGCCGCGCTGGCGATCGGTCCCGGGCGGCTGAACCTGGGCATCGGCCTGTCGCACCAGGTCGTCATCGAGAACCTCTTCGGATACGACTTCGGGCGGCCCGCCCGGCACATGAAGGAGTACCTGTCGGTGCTGATGCCGCTGCTCGAGGGCGAGCCGGTCTCGTATCAGGGCGAGACGCTCAGCGCCAATCTGGCCCTGAGCGTGCCGAACGAGGGCCGGATCCCGGTGCTGGTGGCGGCGATGGGGACGCAGATGCTGAAGCTGGCCGGTCGCCGGACCGACGGCACGGTGCTGTGGATGACCGGCCCGGCGACGATTCGCGACCACATCGCGCCGACCATCACCGCCGCCGCGACCGAGGCGGGGCGGCCGGCGCCGCGGGTGGTGTGTGCGCTGCCGGTGCTGGTCACCAACGACGTCGACGGTGCGCGGGAGACGGCCGCCTCGATCTTCGGCGCCTACGGCCAGCTGCCGTCCTACCGCGCGATGATGGATCGCGAGGGCGCCGACGGGCCGGCGGATCTGGCCGTCATCGGCTCCGAGGAGTACGTGGCCGCCCGCGTCCGGGAGGTCTTCGCAGCCGGGGCCACGGAGTTCTACGGCGCCGTGTTCGCCGACGGCGAGGACGCGGTGCGCACCCGCAAACTGCTTGCCGGACTGGCCGATTGA